GGTGCGCGGCCAACCCCGCGCGGGCATTTCCCTGCTGCGCTGCGCCAGCCTGGGCGAGTTCCGTGACGCCGAGCTGCAACGGCTGCTGCCGTTGCATGGGTTGATGCAACTGGCGCTGGCCAGCCAGCCGCTAGCACAGAACGCCGTACCCATCGCGCTCACCCCACGGGAGCGACAGATTGCCGAACTGTTGCGCCAGGGCGCCAGCAACAAGCTGATCGCCCGGGCACTGGAGGTTGGCCTGCCAACGGTGAAGACCCACCTGATCAACCTGTTCCGCAAGCTGGGGGTGAGCAACCGCACCGAGCTTGTGGCCAGCCTGTTCCTGTGACTCAACCTTCCGGTTGATACCAGGCCTTCCCGTGGCACTGCACCCTGTGGCCAAGCCAACCACAGGAGTCACCCCCATGAGCAAACCCGCCGACTGGATCACCGTGGGCGCCCTCGCCGAGGGCTTCGCCCCGCAAGCGTTCATCCTGCCGCAACGGGCCGACCTTGCCAGGCGCACGCTCACCCTCCACTTCGCCAATGGCTGGGTCATCCAGCACCGCTTCGATGCCGACCGACTGCACTGGCACGCCGCCGACGGCCACAGCACCGGCAGTGCCAGCTACCGCGCCACGTCAGTGCGCGATGGGCTGTACCTGGTCGATTTCATCAAGCAGGAAGGCGGCCAGCCCTGGTCGATCTCGCTGGTGCTCGATACCTTCAGCCGGTCTTTCACCGCCGTGCTCGGCCGCTTGCCCAATCAGGCTCAGACTGAACGCGGCCTGTACACCCGCGCCCTGGCCGGCGAACCCTTGACCGGCGTCGAGGCGACCTTCCTCCACGGCACCCTCGACCGCCCCTGGCAGGACGGCGCCTGCCCCCACGCGCCGACCACCGAGCTGGTGGGGCTGCGCAACCACTACCGCTACAGCCCGACCGAAGAGTACGAGCACCTCTACCTGAATGCCGGCTACTACAGCTGGCAGTGCCTCAAGGGGGTCGAGCAAGGTCTTTGCGACACCGACCGCGCCTACTACTACAAGATCGCCGAGCAGCTGTACCTGTTCGTCTGGTGCGAGAAGATCGTGCCGACCTTGGGCCTGGTGATGATCGACCTGCAGCAACACCGCAGCGACGGCAAGATCTTCGGCTATGCCGGTGGCAGCTTCGATGCCCTGGCCAACTTCCCGGTGTCCTCGTACTGCCGGGTGGTCAACCGCACGGAGTACCCGCAGTGAGCCGCCGCGTGCTGGTCACCGGTGCCGGCAGCGGCATCGGCGCGGCCTGTGCCCTGCGCCTGGCGCGCCAGGGCTGGCAGGTGGCGCTGGTGGGGCGGCGCCAAGCGGCGCTCGAACGGGTCGCCGAGGCAACGGGCGGCCTGGTGCTGGCGGGCGATGCGGCAGACAGCGCCACCTGGGGCGGCTTCATCGAGCAGGTCGAGGCGCGCTTCGGCGGCCTCGACGCCGTCATTGCCTGTGCCGGCGGCCACGGCCTCGGGCGTGCGGGCGATACCAGCGACGACGCCTGGCATGACGCGCTGCGCGGCAACCTCGACAGTGCCTTCCACACTGCCCGCGCCTGCCTGCCGTTGCTTTTGGCCAGCCGAGGCAGCCTGGTGCTGCTCGGTTCGATCGCCTCGTTGGCGGCCGGGCCCGAGGTGTGCGGCTATACCACCGCCAAGCATGCCCTGGTCGGCCTGATGCGCTCCCTGGCTCGTGACTATGGCCCTTCCGGCGTGCGGGTCAACTGCGTGTGCCCGGGCTGGGTGCGCACCCCGATGGCAGACGCGGAAATGCAGGCGTTGATGGACCATTACGGTGAGGACCTGGAGGCCGCCTACCAACGCGTCACTCGCGATGTGCCGCTGCGCCGCCCGGCAGACAGTGACGAGATCGCCGCCTTGTGCCAGTTCCTGGTCAGCGCCGAGGCGAGCATCGTGACTGGCGCGGTGATCACCGCCGACGGCGGCTCGACCGTGGTCGATGTGCCGACCTTGGCCTACACCCGCCTGGAGCACCAGCCATGAGCGCGCGCTACGATTTCGCCGGGCGCACGGTGCTGGTCACCGGGGCGGCCGGGGGCATCGGCCGGGCCATTGTCGAGGGCTTTGCCGGCAATGGCGCGCGGGTGCTGGCCGTCGATGTCGAGCCTGTGGCGTTGGCCTCATTGGTCGAGGCGCAACGTGCCCAGGGCCGCGATGTGCAGGCCCTGGTGCTCGACCTGGCCGACGCCCAGGCCATTGGCGCGCTGTTCGACGGCTTGCCGCGCCTGGACGTACTGGTACACAACGCCGCGTACTTTCCGCTCACACCGTTTGCCGACATCACGCCGGCGCTGTTGCAGCGCACCCTGGCCGTGAACCTAGGTGCGCTGTTCTGGCTCACCCAGGGCGCCTTGCCGCTGTTTCGCAAACAAAGAAGAGGCTGCGTGCTGGCGACCTCGTCGGTGACCGGACCACGGGTGGCCTACCCGGGCCTGAGCCATTACGCCGCGTCCAAGGCCGGCGTCAACGGTTTCATTCGCAATGCCGCGCTGGAGCTGGCGCCGTTGAATGTGCGGGTCAACGGGGTCGAGCCGGGGATGGTGCGCACGCCGGCCATGGGCAACCTCGGCGACGCCGCGCTGAATGCGCGGATTGCCGCAGGGGTGCCGCTGGGGCGCCTTGGCGAACCGGCCGATATCGCCGCGGCGATGTTGTTCCTGGCGTCCGATGCGGCCGGCTATATCACCGGCCAGACCTTGATCGTCGACGGTGGCGCCACCTTGCCGGAAACCCCCGCCCAATGAGGCCGTTGTAGGAGCGGGTTTACCCGCGATGCAGGCACCTAGCTGCAGGGCACCGGCTTCGCCGGTGTTCGCGGGTAAACCCGCTCCTACAGGCGCAGCCACCGCAATGGCGGCCAGGTGCAAGCGCGCTGGCAGCCACGGGCAAGACCCGCCCCACCGTTCCACGCGCTAATGCCCCGTCGCCCTGCGACACCTGCCTCCACAACAACGCGGCCCCAAGACCGCACATAACGAACGAGGAACGATCCATGCGTCTCACCCCACGCCGTACCGCCCTGGCCCTGGCCTTGCTGGTCACGGGCCAGGCCACTTCGGCCCACGAGCTGTACGCCGACGACGACACCCACCTGAACGCCGACCTGCTTGCGGTCTGGGGCATGTTCAACAGCCGCCACAACTATGACGGCACGCCTGGTGGCTCGACCTGGCGCGAAGGCTTCATCAAGTACGGCCTGAGCGGAGACCAGGGCCTGGCCGGCAACGGCAGCCTTTACGGTGCGCTGAACTGGGTAAGCTCCGGCGCCTGGGGCGACGGCGATGCCGGGGGCAACCAGGATGGCTCCGAACGCACCACCAAGATCGAGGACGCCTACCTGGGTTGGCGCTCCGGCGCTCTGTTCCCGTTGCTGGGCCAGGATGGCGTGGACATTTCCGGTGGCCGCCAGGTGATTCGTCTGGGCAGCGGTTTCCTGATCAACGACGACGGCCCCAACCTCGGCAAAGGCCCGGCCGAGGGCCATCTCAACCGCGGCGGTGGCTTCTACCTTGGCGCCCGGCATGCCTTCGACCGCACGGCGGTGCTGCGCCTGGGCGGCAAGGAGGGTTTGCACGGCAGCGTGCTCTGGCTTAAATCCGACAACCGCGCCCAGGCCGAAACCGAACTGGCCGCCGGCACCCTGGACTACACCCACGCGCTGGGCACCCTGGGCCTGACCTATATCCACGGCATCGATGTCGCCGACCAGTGGGCCAGCGATTTCCAGAAGGCCCGCGAAGGCATGGATGTATACAGCCTGCGCGGTGAGGGCAACGCCGGCTTGGCCAATACCCGCCTGGCCTTCGAATACGCCTGGCAGGACACGCG
This genomic stretch from Pseudomonas entomophila L48 harbors:
- a CDS encoding SDR family oxidoreductase, whose product is MSARYDFAGRTVLVTGAAGGIGRAIVEGFAGNGARVLAVDVEPVALASLVEAQRAQGRDVQALVLDLADAQAIGALFDGLPRLDVLVHNAAYFPLTPFADITPALLQRTLAVNLGALFWLTQGALPLFRKQRRGCVLATSSVTGPRVAYPGLSHYAASKAGVNGFIRNAALELAPLNVRVNGVEPGMVRTPAMGNLGDAALNARIAAGVPLGRLGEPADIAAAMLFLASDAAGYITGQTLIVDGGATLPETPAQ
- a CDS encoding molybdenum cofactor biosynthesis F family protein yields the protein MSKPADWITVGALAEGFAPQAFILPQRADLARRTLTLHFANGWVIQHRFDADRLHWHAADGHSTGSASYRATSVRDGLYLVDFIKQEGGQPWSISLVLDTFSRSFTAVLGRLPNQAQTERGLYTRALAGEPLTGVEATFLHGTLDRPWQDGACPHAPTTELVGLRNHYRYSPTEEYEHLYLNAGYYSWQCLKGVEQGLCDTDRAYYYKIAEQLYLFVWCEKIVPTLGLVMIDLQQHRSDGKIFGYAGGSFDALANFPVSSYCRVVNRTEYPQ
- a CDS encoding helix-turn-helix transcriptional regulator; protein product: MANALDELGRYCLQAFSQQVPASLAAFYRIDAGQQACDFLLQDLQAPMHARYLERYRAFDPLQPGHCLAIGGPVVSLRQGLAHLPQDQGRTYRQFLAQHQVVDVVEIIAQVRGQPRAGISLLRCASLGEFRDAELQRLLPLHGLMQLALASQPLAQNAVPIALTPRERQIAELLRQGASNKLIARALEVGLPTVKTHLINLFRKLGVSNRTELVASLFL
- a CDS encoding SDR family NAD(P)-dependent oxidoreductase, with the protein product MSRRVLVTGAGSGIGAACALRLARQGWQVALVGRRQAALERVAEATGGLVLAGDAADSATWGGFIEQVEARFGGLDAVIACAGGHGLGRAGDTSDDAWHDALRGNLDSAFHTARACLPLLLASRGSLVLLGSIASLAAGPEVCGYTTAKHALVGLMRSLARDYGPSGVRVNCVCPGWVRTPMADAEMQALMDHYGEDLEAAYQRVTRDVPLRRPADSDEIAALCQFLVSAEASIVTGAVITADGGSTVVDVPTLAYTRLEHQP